The Candidatus Pelagibacter sp. IMCC9063 genome has a window encoding:
- a CDS encoding A/G-specific adenine glycosylase, with translation MDMGQTISKKIITWYKKHQRSLPWRSYTSSSDRDYKVLLSEFMLQQTKVSTVVPYFNKFYKKFRTIRALSKSRITSVLKLWEGLGYYRRARNLHQTAKLVLQKHNGKLPDSFLDLKNLPGIGDYTASAILSIAKDQPFIGIDGNVKRVISRVFNLKHNKKLLLSIEKKLNSMKVKKGSSELMQGIMELGALLCLPIRPGCTKCPIKSHCISFKKNTFKDRAKKKSYQIKYFNAFFITKNNKILFSFNKKFNFLQGLVNLPLVEVATNKHNVTINKVFKKALIGSSSVPLVKYKMSNFLMHIKVISLSNVIFNKTKYFWLGQKDIKKFTISTLAKKLLQVSSNHEK, from the coding sequence ATGGATATGGGCCAAACAATATCAAAAAAAATTATCACTTGGTATAAAAAACACCAAAGAAGCCTACCTTGGAGAAGCTATACTAGCAGTTCAGATAGGGATTATAAGGTGTTGTTGAGCGAGTTTATGCTTCAACAAACCAAAGTATCCACAGTCGTACCCTATTTTAATAAGTTCTATAAAAAATTTAGAACTATTAGGGCTCTTTCAAAATCTCGTATTACGAGTGTGCTGAAGTTATGGGAGGGCCTTGGTTATTATCGTAGAGCGAGAAATTTACACCAAACTGCAAAATTAGTGCTCCAAAAACATAATGGCAAGCTGCCAGATTCTTTTTTAGATCTAAAGAATTTGCCAGGGATAGGGGATTACACAGCGTCCGCTATTCTTTCAATAGCAAAAGACCAACCTTTTATTGGAATAGATGGGAATGTAAAAAGGGTTATTTCTAGAGTTTTTAATTTGAAGCACAATAAAAAATTGCTTCTTAGTATTGAAAAAAAATTAAACTCAATGAAGGTAAAAAAGGGTTCTAGTGAATTAATGCAAGGAATTATGGAGTTGGGCGCATTATTGTGTCTTCCTATAAGACCAGGTTGCACAAAATGTCCAATTAAATCACATTGCATATCTTTTAAAAAAAATACATTTAAGGATCGGGCTAAAAAAAAATCTTATCAAATAAAATATTTTAATGCTTTTTTTATTACCAAAAACAACAAAATTTTATTTTCATTCAATAAAAAATTTAATTTTCTTCAAGGACTTGTGAACTTACCCTTGGTGGAAGTTGCTACCAACAAGCATAATGTTACTATAAATAAAGTTTTTAAAAAAGCCCTGATCGGCTCATCATCGGTACCTTTGGTGAAGTATAAAATGTCTAATTTTTTAATGCATATAAAAGTTATTTCATTGAGTAATGTTATTTTTAATAAAACAAAGTATTTTTGGTTGGGGCAGAAAGATATTAAAAAATTTACTATTTCCACTTTAGCTAAAAAACTTTTACAAGTATCTAGCAATCATGAAAAATAA
- a CDS encoding uracil-DNA glycosylase: protein MSTKNSKNYSNESVKEYYHSTGLYDSIIYKKNTTNQNLSKEEVIESLLLKNKKLSNKVTGTNKKIILSNKNYKSKIMVLGDMPSQKDIDNNELFSDDSGELLTKMLGAISIDSSQVYLANIIPFYLTKEEGKNIKKYNSLLRKIVHEHISTINPGTILLLGSFALQTLFGEEYSIAKNRGQWLSYSAANNSINIIPSFHPTFLLKQPSQKKKSWEDLQKLQKKLNNA from the coding sequence ATGTCTACCAAAAATTCAAAAAACTACTCTAACGAAAGTGTTAAAGAATATTACCACTCAACAGGACTGTATGACAGTATAATTTATAAAAAAAATACAACCAATCAAAACCTATCAAAAGAGGAGGTAATTGAAAGCCTTCTACTCAAAAATAAAAAGCTTTCTAATAAAGTTACTGGAACTAATAAAAAAATTATTTTATCAAATAAAAATTACAAATCTAAAATCATGGTTTTGGGGGACATGCCTAGCCAGAAAGATATAGATAATAATGAATTATTTTCTGACGATTCTGGAGAACTTCTTACAAAAATGTTAGGTGCAATTTCTATTGATTCCAGTCAAGTATATTTAGCAAATATCATTCCTTTTTACTTAACAAAAGAAGAAGGTAAAAATATAAAAAAATATAATTCTCTTTTGAGAAAAATTGTACATGAGCATATTTCTACCATTAACCCTGGAACGATATTGTTGCTTGGCTCATTCGCTCTACAAACTTTATTTGGAGAAGAGTATTCTATTGCAAAAAATCGTGGCCAGTGGCTTTCTTACTCTGCTGCAAATAATTCTATTAACATCATTCCTTCGTTTCATCCTACTTTTTTACTTAAACAACCAAGTCAAAAGAAAAAATCCTGGGAAGATTTGCAGAAGCTTCAAAAAAAATTAAATAATGCTTAA
- a CDS encoding ribonuclease HII, with protein sequence MLNFKRELQISNNIIGVDEVGRGPLAGPVVAAAVILNPDICLKEINDSKKISKKKRNNVFFKIINHSKFAIGFSSVEEIEKYNILQASLTAMKRAVTSLGTLKSTILVDGIHSFDKKNKKILTFVKGDEQFPSIAAASILAKVLRDNYMCILAKKYKGYGWEKNSGYGTSEHMGAMKKFGLTPLHRKNFAPVHKMLLNK encoded by the coding sequence ATGCTTAATTTTAAAAGAGAGCTTCAAATTTCTAACAATATTATAGGAGTAGATGAAGTTGGGAGAGGTCCATTGGCTGGTCCTGTGGTTGCCGCAGCTGTAATACTTAACCCAGATATTTGCTTAAAAGAAATTAACGATTCAAAAAAAATTTCAAAGAAAAAAAGAAATAATGTATTTTTTAAAATAATAAATCATTCAAAATTTGCGATAGGGTTTTCTAGTGTTGAAGAAATTGAAAAATATAACATTTTACAAGCATCTTTAACGGCAATGAAAAGAGCTGTGACTAGTTTGGGTACATTGAAATCAACTATATTGGTAGATGGTATTCATAGCTTTGATAAGAAAAATAAAAAAATTCTAACATTTGTAAAAGGAGATGAGCAATTTCCATCTATTGCAGCAGCATCAATTTTGGCAAAAGTGCTCAGAGATAACTATATGTGCATTCTTGCAAAAAAATACAAAGGGTATGGATGGGAAAAAAACTCAGGATACGGAACTTCAGAACACATGGGGGCCATGAAAAAATTTGGTCTTACACCACTTCATAGAAAAAATTTTGCACCTGTCCACAAGATGTTGTTAAATAAATAA
- a CDS encoding FAD-dependent monooxygenase: protein MKNKITIGIIGGGIGGLVFANFLKDSSKFKIKIFEKKEFIIRPVTGIQISNNARRILNKINFNQIDAGQFSEVHKVNIFQYENKNKIAELNINYFNNDKEEYVSLDRNYLITFLLSELKEKIEVCYEEVISIQNNTIHCANKLDEKFDVIIVADGIFSKFGNKVWESSLKKINALAYRGVIKGYDSGRTTNVDLFLGNNKHFVFYPINKSGDFSFTSIFASNSNSLSADYSSASSSEELLSISNNANDEIKKIISSASNVYKWPIYHRPTINFGQDQVFIIGDASHAMPPFQAQGAAQAIEDSFCLAQMFEKNILNISHFKSIRASRVEMISSKSYRNLFIYHLSNSFLKTVRNILIKIICKYPMLSKFYFGKIYNYKFKN, encoded by the coding sequence ATGAAAAATAAAATTACAATTGGAATTATTGGTGGAGGAATTGGAGGATTAGTTTTTGCTAACTTTTTAAAAGATAGCAGTAAATTTAAAATAAAAATTTTCGAAAAAAAAGAATTCATCATCAGGCCTGTAACAGGCATTCAGATTTCTAATAATGCAAGAAGAATTTTGAATAAAATTAACTTCAACCAGATAGATGCAGGGCAGTTCAGCGAAGTGCACAAAGTAAATATTTTTCAGTATGAAAACAAAAACAAAATTGCTGAACTAAATATAAACTATTTTAACAACGATAAAGAAGAATATGTTTCCCTGGATAGAAACTATCTAATTACTTTTTTATTAAGTGAGTTGAAGGAAAAAATAGAAGTATGTTATGAAGAGGTTATTTCAATACAAAACAATACAATTCATTGTGCAAATAAATTAGATGAAAAGTTTGATGTTATCATAGTTGCGGATGGTATTTTTTCAAAATTTGGAAATAAGGTATGGGAGAGCTCATTAAAAAAAATAAATGCACTAGCTTATCGTGGCGTTATTAAGGGGTACGACTCAGGCAGAACTACAAATGTTGATCTTTTTTTAGGAAACAATAAGCATTTTGTTTTTTATCCTATTAACAAAAGTGGTGATTTTAGTTTTACTTCAATATTTGCAAGTAATTCCAATTCTTTATCTGCTGATTACAGCTCCGCTTCTAGTTCGGAAGAGCTTTTGAGCATCTCTAACAATGCAAATGACGAAATAAAGAAAATAATTTCTTCTGCAAGTAATGTTTATAAATGGCCCATTTACCATCGTCCAACCATTAACTTCGGACAAGACCAGGTTTTTATAATAGGGGATGCCTCTCATGCTATGCCTCCCTTTCAAGCGCAGGGTGCAGCCCAAGCTATAGAAGACTCTTTTTGCCTTGCTCAAATGTTTGAAAAAAACATTTTAAACATTAGCCATTTTAAATCTATTAGAGCTAGCAGGGTAGAAATGATTTCATCCAAATCCTACAGAAATTTATTTATTTATCACTTAAGCAATTCTTTTTTAAAGACAGTGAGAAATATTTTAATTAAAATTATTTGCAAGTACCCAATGTTAAGTAAATTTTATTTTGGAAAAATTTATAATTACAAATTTAAAAATTAG